A genomic window from Rhizobium sp. EC-SD404 includes:
- a CDS encoding form I ribulose bisphosphate carboxylase large subunit: MNDQSMTVRGKDRYKSGVMEYKKMGYWEPDYEPKDTDVIALFRVTPQDGVDPVEASAAVAGESSTATWTVVWTDRLTAAEKYRAKCYRVDPVPNANGEYFAYIAYDLDLFEPGSIANLTASIIGNVFGFKPLKALRLEDMRLPTAYVKTFQGPATGIVVERERLNCFGRPLLGATVKPKLGLSGRNYGRVVYEALKGGLDFTKDDENINSQPFMHWRDRFLYCMEAVNKAQAETGEVKGTYLNVTAGTMEDMYERAEFAKELGSCIVMIDLVIGYTAIQSMAKWARRNDMILHLHRAGHSTYTRQRSHGVSFRVIAKWMRLAGVDHIHAGTVVGKLEGDPATTRGYYDICREEKNEMRLEHGLFFEQNWASLNRMMPVASGGIHAGQMHQLLDHLGEDVVLQFGGGTIGHPMGIAAGATANRVALEAMILARNEGRDYVNEGPEILEAAARHCQPLKQALETWKDVTFNYASTDSPDFVPTATAAE, from the coding sequence ATGAACGACCAATCGATGACCGTGAGGGGCAAGGACCGCTACAAGTCCGGTGTCATGGAATACAAGAAGATGGGCTATTGGGAGCCCGACTACGAGCCGAAGGACACCGACGTCATCGCGCTCTTCCGCGTGACCCCGCAGGACGGCGTCGATCCCGTCGAAGCCTCCGCTGCCGTCGCCGGCGAAAGCTCCACCGCAACCTGGACCGTGGTCTGGACGGACCGGCTTACCGCAGCGGAAAAGTACCGGGCCAAATGCTACCGCGTCGACCCGGTGCCTAATGCGAATGGCGAGTACTTCGCCTACATCGCCTACGACCTCGATCTGTTCGAGCCCGGCTCGATCGCGAACCTGACCGCCTCGATCATCGGCAACGTCTTCGGCTTCAAGCCGCTCAAGGCTCTGCGGCTGGAGGACATGCGGCTGCCCACCGCCTATGTGAAGACCTTCCAGGGGCCGGCCACCGGGATCGTGGTGGAGCGCGAACGCCTGAACTGCTTCGGCCGACCGCTGCTCGGCGCCACCGTCAAGCCGAAGCTCGGCCTGTCCGGCCGCAATTACGGCCGCGTCGTCTACGAGGCGCTGAAGGGCGGGCTCGACTTCACCAAGGACGACGAGAACATCAACTCGCAGCCCTTCATGCATTGGCGCGACCGTTTCCTCTACTGCATGGAGGCCGTCAACAAGGCGCAGGCCGAGACGGGTGAGGTCAAGGGCACCTATCTCAACGTCACCGCCGGCACGATGGAAGACATGTACGAGCGCGCCGAATTCGCCAAGGAACTCGGCTCGTGCATCGTCATGATCGACCTCGTCATCGGCTATACGGCGATCCAGTCCATGGCCAAATGGGCACGCAGGAACGACATGATCCTCCATCTGCACCGTGCCGGCCATTCGACCTACACGCGCCAGCGCTCGCACGGCGTGTCGTTCCGCGTCATTGCCAAATGGATGCGGCTGGCCGGTGTCGACCACATCCATGCGGGCACCGTCGTCGGCAAGCTGGAGGGCGATCCCGCCACGACGCGCGGCTATTACGACATCTGCCGCGAGGAGAAGAACGAGATGCGGCTGGAGCACGGCCTGTTCTTCGAACAGAACTGGGCCTCTCTCAACCGGATGATGCCGGTGGCTTCGGGCGGTATCCATGCGGGCCAGATGCACCAGCTTCTGGACCATCTCGGTGAGGACGTGGTGCTGCAGTTCGGTGGCGGCACGATCGGCCACCCGATGGGCATCGCCGCAGGCGCCACCGCGAACCGCGTCGCGCTGGAAGCGATGATCCTCGCCCGCAACGAAGGCCGCGACTACGTCAACGAGGGGCCGGAGATCCTGGAGGCGGCAGCACGACACTGCCAGCCGCTGAAGCAGGCGCTCGAAACCTGGAAGGACGTCACCTTCAACTATGCCTCCACCGACAGCCCGGACTTCGTTCCGACGGCCACGGCCGCTGAATAA
- a CDS encoding ribulose bisphosphate carboxylase small subunit → MRITQGTFAFLPDLTDDQIRAQVQYCIDNGWAVSIEFTDDPHPRNTYWDMFGHPTFDNPDAAALMMDLTECRKAYSDRYIRIVGFDSTHGWESIRLSFVVNRPEHEPGFRLERTEGPGRTQRYAIRAYSADKPAGERYV, encoded by the coding sequence ATGCGCATCACACAGGGGACGTTCGCCTTCCTGCCCGATCTCACGGACGACCAGATCCGCGCGCAGGTGCAATACTGCATCGACAATGGTTGGGCGGTCTCGATCGAGTTCACCGACGATCCGCATCCGCGCAACACCTACTGGGACATGTTCGGTCACCCGACCTTCGACAATCCCGATGCGGCGGCGCTGATGATGGATCTGACCGAGTGCCGCAAGGCCTATTCGGATCGCTACATCCGCATCGTCGGCTTCGACAGCACCCATGGCTGGGAATCGATCCGGCTGTCCTTCGTCGTCAACCGGCCGGAACACGAGCCCGGCTTCCGGCTCGAACGGACGGAAGGGCCTGGCCGCACGCAGCGCTATGCGATCAGGGCCTACTCGGCCGACAAGCCGGCCGGCGAGCGCTACGTCTGA
- a CDS encoding LysR substrate-binding domain-containing protein, which produces MKTLSLRQLKAVQAIVREGSISRAAKALGLTGPAVTLQLKQMEADSGLSLFDRTKEGMRLTDAGRVFFEAASFIDERLRQLEDELNALKGLQVGHLRLGAVSTAKYFAPALMAAFKKAHPGIEISLIIGNREEIIAALRDYRIDMALMGRPPKTFPVRAALFGDHPLVIIAPANHPLAGQRDISKETIAAEHFLVREPGSGTRISLEIFFSDIPGRLDHLGQEMGSNETIKQAVMADLGVAFISAHTIAQEVELGRLVILDVAGTPIRRQWFSVSHADRAFSPTMRAFDAFLNRDGARYLPLVAKPYPAAAFEL; this is translated from the coding sequence ATGAAGACGCTTAGTCTGCGCCAGCTGAAAGCCGTCCAAGCCATCGTTCGGGAAGGGTCCATTTCCCGTGCTGCCAAGGCTTTGGGGCTCACCGGCCCGGCCGTGACGCTGCAGCTGAAACAGATGGAAGCGGACAGCGGTCTTTCGCTGTTCGACCGTACTAAAGAAGGGATGCGGCTGACCGATGCGGGCCGTGTTTTCTTCGAAGCGGCGTCCTTCATCGACGAGCGGTTGCGTCAGCTGGAGGATGAGCTCAACGCACTGAAGGGGCTTCAGGTCGGCCATCTGCGCCTCGGCGCGGTCTCGACCGCGAAGTATTTCGCGCCAGCCTTGATGGCCGCCTTCAAGAAGGCGCATCCAGGCATCGAGATTTCGCTGATCATCGGCAACCGCGAGGAAATCATCGCCGCCTTGCGTGATTACCGGATCGACATGGCATTGATGGGCCGTCCGCCAAAGACCTTCCCGGTGCGCGCCGCGCTCTTCGGCGATCATCCCCTCGTCATCATCGCTCCCGCCAACCACCCTCTGGCAGGGCAGCGCGATATTTCGAAGGAGACGATCGCGGCGGAGCATTTCCTCGTGCGCGAGCCAGGGTCAGGCACCCGCATCTCGCTGGAAATCTTCTTCAGCGACATTCCCGGAAGGCTCGACCATCTCGGCCAGGAGATGGGATCCAACGAGACCATCAAGCAGGCGGTGATGGCCGATCTCGGCGTCGCATTCATTTCCGCGCACACGATCGCGCAGGAAGTCGAACTCGGCCGTCTCGTCATCCTCGACGTGGCGGGTACCCCGATCCGGCGGCAATGGTTTTCGGTGAGCCACGCCGACCGTGCGTTTTCACCCACGATGCGGGCGTTCGATGCGTTCCTGAACCGGGACGGCGCCCGTTATCTGCCGCTCGTGGCGAAGCCCTATCCGGCCGCTGCGTTCGAACTCTAG
- a CDS encoding phosphoribulokinase: MSAKHPIISITGSSGAGTSTVQHTFEQIFRREGINAAFIEGDAFHRYDRRSMKEKVAQEASAGNPNFTHFHADANELEILEGVFEEYGRKGTGRTRHYIHDAGEAECYGQEAGTFTNWEPFPESDLLFYEGLHGCVVTDTLNLARHCDLKIGVVPVINLEWIQKIHRDKAARGYSTEAVTDTILRRMPDYVHFITPQFSQTDINFQRVPIVDTSNPFIARWIPTADESMLVIRFTNPRGIDFPYLLSMLHDSFMSRANSIVCPGNKLELAMQLVFTPLIHKLIERKRRVS; this comes from the coding sequence ATGTCGGCGAAGCACCCCATCATCTCGATCACCGGTTCGTCGGGTGCCGGCACCTCCACGGTGCAGCACACGTTCGAGCAGATCTTTCGTCGGGAGGGGATCAACGCCGCCTTCATCGAGGGCGACGCGTTTCATCGCTACGACCGGCGGTCGATGAAGGAAAAGGTGGCGCAGGAGGCCTCTGCCGGCAATCCGAACTTCACCCATTTCCATGCCGACGCCAACGAACTGGAAATCCTGGAAGGCGTGTTCGAGGAATATGGCCGCAAGGGAACGGGGCGCACGCGCCACTACATCCACGATGCCGGCGAGGCCGAATGCTACGGGCAGGAGGCCGGCACTTTCACGAACTGGGAGCCGTTTCCCGAAAGCGATCTCCTCTTCTACGAGGGCCTGCATGGCTGCGTGGTGACGGACACGCTCAATCTCGCCCGCCACTGCGACCTCAAGATCGGCGTCGTTCCGGTGATCAATCTTGAATGGATCCAGAAGATCCATCGCGACAAGGCGGCCCGCGGCTATTCCACGGAGGCCGTGACCGACACGATCCTCAGGCGGATGCCGGACTACGTGCATTTCATCACGCCGCAATTCTCGCAGACCGACATCAATTTCCAGCGCGTGCCGATCGTGGACACGTCCAATCCGTTCATCGCGCGGTGGATACCGACGGCGGACGAATCGATGCTGGTCATCCGCTTCACCAATCCCCGTGGGATCGATTTTCCCTACCTGCTCTCGATGCTGCACGACAGTTTCATGTCGCGCGCCAACTCCATCGTGTGCCCGGGAAACAAGCTGGAGCTCGCCATGCAGCTCGTTTTCACGCCGCTCATCCACAAGCTGATCGAGCGCAAGCGCCGCGTGTCCTGA
- the fba gene encoding class II fructose-bisphosphate aldolase (catalyzes the reversible aldol condensation of dihydroxyacetonephosphate and glyceraldehyde 3-phosphate in the Calvin cycle, glycolysis, and/or gluconeogenesis): MARITLRQLLDHAAERGYGVPAFNINNMEQGLAIMEAAKACDAPVIMQASRGARSYANDIMLAKMIDALAEIYPDIPLCMHQDHGNDEATCMTAIRHGFTSVMMDGSLEADMKTPASYDYNVAITERVARMAHWVGASVEGELGVLGSLESGEAEAEDGHGATGKLSHDQLLTDPDQAVDFVMRTKVDALAIACGTSHGAYKFSRKPDGDILAMQVIEEIHGKLPNTHLVMHGSSSVPQELQDVINRYGGEMPQTYGVPVEEIERGIRHGVRKVNIDTDCRMAMAGQFRRIAAEKPEEFDPRKFLKPAMDAMRELCRDRFERFGTAGNASRIKVIALDDMARRYAEGRLDPQVQSAKAA; encoded by the coding sequence ATGGCCCGCATCACGCTGCGTCAATTGCTCGATCACGCCGCGGAACGCGGCTACGGCGTGCCGGCATTCAACATCAACAACATGGAGCAGGGTCTGGCCATCATGGAGGCGGCGAAGGCCTGCGACGCGCCGGTGATCATGCAGGCGTCGCGCGGCGCACGCTCCTACGCCAACGACATCATGCTGGCGAAGATGATCGATGCCCTGGCCGAGATCTATCCCGACATTCCGCTGTGCATGCACCAGGACCACGGCAATGACGAGGCGACCTGCATGACCGCAATTCGCCATGGGTTCACGTCGGTGATGATGGACGGCTCGCTCGAAGCCGACATGAAGACGCCCGCCTCCTACGACTACAATGTCGCGATCACCGAGCGGGTGGCGCGCATGGCGCATTGGGTCGGCGCTTCGGTCGAAGGCGAACTCGGCGTGCTGGGCTCGCTGGAGAGCGGCGAGGCGGAAGCCGAAGACGGACACGGCGCGACCGGCAAACTGTCGCACGACCAGCTTCTGACGGACCCCGACCAGGCTGTCGATTTCGTCATGCGCACCAAGGTCGACGCTCTCGCGATCGCCTGCGGCACCTCGCACGGCGCCTACAAGTTCTCGCGCAAGCCGGACGGCGACATCCTCGCCATGCAGGTCATAGAAGAGATCCATGGCAAGCTGCCGAACACCCATCTCGTCATGCACGGTTCGTCTTCCGTGCCGCAGGAATTGCAGGACGTGATCAACCGCTATGGCGGCGAGATGCCGCAAACCTACGGGGTTCCGGTCGAGGAGATCGAACGCGGCATTCGGCATGGCGTGCGCAAGGTCAACATCGACACCGACTGCCGCATGGCGATGGCCGGGCAGTTCCGCCGGATCGCGGCGGAAAAGCCGGAGGAATTCGATCCGCGCAAGTTCCTCAAGCCGGCGATGGACGCCATGCGCGAGCTTTGCCGCGACCGTTTCGAGCGCTTCGGCACCGCCGGCAACGCTTCGAGGATCAAGGTCATCGCGCTCGACGACATGGCCCGGCGCTATGCCGAGGGCCGGCTCGATCCGCAGGTGCAATCCGCCAAGGCCGCCTGA
- the cbbX gene encoding CbbX protein encodes MNARPDTVGDAEPVEERPTAIDLRAEYETSGVREVLEQLDRELIGLKPVKKRIRETAALLLVERARKQMGLAHRTPTLHMSFTGNPGTGKTTVALKMANLLHRLGYIRKGHLVSVTRDDLVGQYIGHTAPKTKEILKKAMGGVLFIDEAYYLYRPENERDYGQEAIEILLQVMENQRDDLVVIMAGYGDRMDKFFASNPGFRSRIAHHIDFPDYEDDELLQIAETMLGEQSYRFSTDAREDFAAYIKARRAQPHFANARSIRNALDRARLRQANRIFEESTGPLNAEQLSTLSPADIRASRVFQTAEAGEPAR; translated from the coding sequence ATGAATGCCAGACCCGACACTGTCGGCGATGCCGAGCCGGTCGAAGAGAGACCCACCGCCATCGATCTTCGGGCGGAATACGAGACTTCCGGCGTGCGCGAGGTGCTGGAGCAACTGGACCGTGAGCTGATCGGGCTGAAGCCGGTGAAGAAGCGCATTCGCGAAACCGCCGCGCTGTTGTTGGTCGAGCGTGCCCGCAAGCAGATGGGGCTCGCCCACAGGACCCCGACGCTGCACATGTCGTTCACCGGCAACCCCGGCACCGGCAAGACCACGGTTGCGCTGAAGATGGCGAACCTTCTGCACAGGCTCGGCTACATCCGTAAAGGCCATCTCGTTTCGGTCACGCGCGACGACCTCGTGGGGCAGTATATCGGCCACACCGCGCCGAAGACGAAGGAGATCCTGAAAAAGGCAATGGGCGGCGTGCTCTTCATCGACGAGGCCTATTATCTCTACCGGCCGGAAAACGAACGCGACTACGGCCAGGAGGCGATCGAGATCCTGTTGCAGGTGATGGAAAACCAGCGCGACGATCTGGTCGTCATCATGGCCGGCTATGGCGACAGGATGGACAAGTTCTTCGCGTCCAATCCGGGTTTTCGCTCCCGCATCGCCCACCATATTGACTTTCCCGACTACGAGGACGACGAGCTTCTGCAGATTGCCGAGACGATGCTCGGCGAGCAGAGCTACCGCTTTTCGACGGACGCCCGGGAGGATTTCGCCGCCTATATCAAGGCGCGGCGGGCCCAGCCGCATTTTGCCAACGCCCGCTCCATCCGCAATGCGCTCGACCGCGCGCGATTGCGACAGGCGAACCGCATCTTCGAGGAATCGACCGGCCCACTCAACGCCGAACAGCTTTCGACGCTTTCGCCCGCGGACATCCGCGCGAGCCGCGTCTTTCAGACCGCCGAAGCAGGGGAGCCAGCGCGATGA
- the tkt gene encoding transketolase, with protein sequence MNVAALKKDKVAAQPAIERDMANAIRALAMDAVEKAKSGHPGMPMGMADVATVLFNRFMRIDPKRPDWPDRDRFVLSAGHGSMLLYALHHLLGYEDMPIDELKDFRQLGSRTAGHPEYGHAAGIEMTTGPLGQGIATSVGMALAERMTEARFGGALVDHFTYVIAGDGCLQEGISHEAIDLAGHLQLSRLIVLWDDNRISIDGATSLSTSMDQPARFAAAGWHVQSIDGHDLETIAEAIESAQRSERPSLIACRTLIGKGAPNLQGSEKTHGAPLGAAEIEATRGNLGWESAPFAVPRAIKSAWEAIAARGGAAREAWEERLASSRHKAGFEQAVAGDLPSSLGRQLAAFRKEHQEKATKVATRKASEMALAVINKATDLTIGGSADLTHSNLTLTPDLTSIGPGSFKGRYIHYGIREHGMAAAMNGIALHGGAIPYGGTFLCFADYARGAMRLSALMGQRVIYVMTHDSIGLGEDGPTHQPIEHLAMLRATPDIDVYRPCDIIETAECWELALSTKDRPSVLVLSRQALPMLRQVHTGKNRCAEGAYLIRKPEGRRDVTLIATGSEVEIAMTAADMLAEKGIAAAVVSMPCWEHFERLDEKTRQTVLGRAPRIAIEAAGRLGWDRWIGEKGAFIGMTGFGASAPAADLYRHFGITAEAVVEQALALTAKASKPANSQHDERRI encoded by the coding sequence ATGAACGTTGCAGCGCTGAAGAAAGACAAGGTGGCTGCCCAACCGGCCATTGAACGCGACATGGCCAACGCCATCCGCGCGCTTGCCATGGATGCGGTCGAGAAGGCCAAGTCCGGGCATCCGGGCATGCCGATGGGCATGGCGGACGTGGCCACCGTCCTATTCAACCGCTTCATGCGGATCGATCCGAAGCGGCCGGACTGGCCGGACCGGGACCGCTTCGTCCTGTCGGCCGGGCACGGCTCGATGCTGCTTTACGCTCTTCACCATCTGCTCGGTTACGAGGACATGCCGATCGACGAGCTGAAGGATTTCCGCCAGCTCGGCAGCCGCACGGCAGGCCATCCCGAATACGGCCATGCGGCCGGCATCGAGATGACCACCGGCCCTCTCGGCCAAGGCATCGCGACATCCGTCGGCATGGCGCTTGCCGAACGCATGACGGAGGCGCGTTTCGGCGGCGCCCTCGTCGACCACTTCACCTATGTGATCGCTGGTGATGGCTGCCTTCAGGAAGGCATCAGCCACGAGGCCATCGACCTTGCCGGCCATCTGCAGCTGAGCCGGCTGATCGTTCTTTGGGACGACAACCGCATCTCGATCGACGGTGCGACATCGCTCTCGACGTCGATGGACCAGCCGGCCCGGTTCGCGGCTGCCGGCTGGCATGTCCAGTCCATCGACGGCCACGATCTGGAGACAATCGCGGAGGCCATCGAAAGCGCGCAGCGCTCCGAGCGACCGTCGCTCATCGCCTGCCGCACGCTCATCGGAAAAGGCGCGCCGAACCTCCAGGGTTCGGAGAAGACCCATGGCGCCCCGCTCGGAGCGGCCGAGATCGAGGCGACGCGCGGCAATCTCGGCTGGGAGAGCGCGCCATTTGCGGTTCCCCGTGCGATCAAGTCGGCCTGGGAAGCCATCGCCGCTCGCGGTGGTGCGGCGCGCGAGGCATGGGAAGAACGCCTTGCATCGTCGCGTCACAAGGCTGGCTTCGAGCAAGCCGTGGCTGGCGACCTTCCGTCCAGCCTCGGCCGACAGCTCGCCGCGTTCCGCAAGGAGCATCAGGAGAAGGCAACGAAAGTCGCAACGCGCAAGGCGTCCGAAATGGCGCTCGCCGTCATCAACAAGGCGACCGATCTCACGATCGGCGGATCTGCCGACCTCACGCATTCGAACCTCACGCTCACACCGGATCTCACCTCCATCGGCCCGGGCTCGTTCAAGGGTCGCTACATCCACTACGGCATTCGCGAACACGGCATGGCGGCCGCGATGAACGGTATTGCCCTGCATGGCGGGGCGATCCCCTATGGCGGAACGTTTCTCTGCTTTGCCGACTATGCGCGCGGCGCCATGCGCCTCTCGGCCCTGATGGGCCAGCGGGTCATATACGTGATGACCCACGATTCGATCGGGCTCGGCGAAGACGGCCCGACGCACCAGCCGATCGAGCATCTCGCCATGCTGCGCGCGACACCCGACATCGACGTCTACCGGCCGTGCGACATCATCGAAACGGCGGAATGCTGGGAACTGGCATTGAGCACGAAAGACCGGCCGAGCGTGCTGGTGCTTTCGCGCCAGGCGTTGCCGATGCTGCGTCAGGTGCACACGGGCAAGAACCGATGCGCGGAAGGCGCCTATCTGATCCGCAAACCCGAAGGCCGCCGCGACGTGACGCTGATCGCAACGGGATCGGAAGTCGAGATCGCGATGACCGCCGCCGACATGCTCGCCGAAAAAGGCATCGCTGCTGCTGTGGTCTCGATGCCCTGCTGGGAACATTTCGAGCGGCTGGATGAGAAGACACGACAGACGGTTCTCGGGCGCGCACCGCGCATTGCGATCGAAGCGGCGGGCCGGCTCGGCTGGGATCGGTGGATCGGCGAGAAGGGCGCCTTCATCGGCATGACCGGCTTCGGTGCCAGCGCTCCGGCGGCCGATCTCTACCGGCATTTCGGCATCACCGCGGAGGCGGTGGTCGAGCAGGCGCTGGCGCTCACCGCGAAGGCATCCAAGCCAGCGAATTCCCAGCACGACGAGAGGAGGATCTGA
- a CDS encoding class 1 fructose-bisphosphatase: MAACTLDAFLNTITETAAEPLRRDCAEIVRSLAVAAVKIRNTINLGALGEAFAAVRGTANADGDRQRDLDVFADDVFLDAVRKTPVALYVSEELDNPVILDRNGTLAIALDPLDGSSNIDTNVSIGTIFSISPVIGLVDDQPIATFLQPGNRQIAAGFFIYGPQLSLVISFGSGTHIFVFSSRLGTFVQGYESRTIERRTNEFAINSANYRHWEEPIQLYVDDCLKGTAGPREKDFNMRWIASLVAEAYRILIRGGVFLYPADARNGYSHGRLRLVYEANPIAFLIEQAGGAASDTVNRILDLQPVSLHQRTPFVFGASKEVARIARYHTEPSFIAERSPLFGQRGLFRA; the protein is encoded by the coding sequence ATGGCAGCGTGCACGCTCGACGCGTTCCTCAATACGATCACGGAAACCGCGGCGGAGCCGTTGCGGCGCGACTGTGCGGAGATCGTGCGATCGCTTGCCGTAGCGGCGGTGAAGATCCGCAACACCATCAATCTCGGCGCATTGGGCGAAGCCTTCGCAGCCGTTCGCGGCACGGCGAATGCGGACGGCGATCGACAGCGCGATCTCGACGTCTTTGCCGACGACGTCTTTCTCGATGCAGTGCGTAAAACCCCGGTTGCGCTTTATGTTTCCGAGGAACTGGACAACCCGGTCATCCTCGACCGTAACGGAACGCTGGCGATCGCGCTCGATCCGCTCGACGGATCCTCTAATATCGACACCAATGTTTCCATCGGGACGATATTCTCGATCTCGCCAGTCATCGGCCTAGTCGACGACCAACCGATCGCGACATTCCTGCAGCCCGGCAACCGGCAGATCGCAGCGGGATTTTTCATCTACGGACCGCAGCTGTCGCTCGTGATCTCGTTCGGCAGCGGCACGCATATTTTCGTCTTTTCCAGTCGGCTCGGCACGTTCGTGCAGGGCTATGAAAGCCGCACCATCGAGCGGCGCACGAACGAATTCGCGATCAACTCGGCGAACTATCGACACTGGGAAGAACCGATCCAGCTCTATGTCGACGATTGCCTGAAAGGCACTGCCGGTCCGCGCGAGAAGGATTTCAACATGCGCTGGATCGCGTCGCTCGTGGCCGAAGCCTATCGCATCCTGATCCGCGGCGGCGTCTTCCTCTATCCGGCCGATGCGCGCAACGGCTATAGCCACGGCCGGCTGAGGCTCGTCTACGAAGCCAACCCCATCGCCTTCCTGATTGAGCAGGCGGGCGGCGCGGCCAGCGATACGGTCAACCGCATTCTCGACCTGCAGCCGGTATCACTGCACCAGCGCACGCCGTTCGTCTTCGGCGCATCGAAGGAAGTGGCGCGGATCGCGCGTTACCACACCGAACCGAGCTTCATCGCCGAACGATCGCCGCTTTTCGGCCAGCGCGGCCTGTTCAGGGCTTGA
- a CDS encoding aspartate aminotransferase family protein — protein MSLNTDPAFWNAAKKHVTRYGPSFESVIIERAEGSYVYDADGRAILDFTSGQMSAVLGHTHPDIVSTVDRQMKSVAHLFSGMLSRPVVDLATRLAALAPGLERVQLLTTGAESNEAAIRMAKLVTGGHEVVAFAQSWHGMTGAAASATYSAGRRGYGPATAGSFVIPAPNSYRPRFTKADGSNDWQAELDDAFELIDRQSTGGLAAFIAEPILSSGGILELPLGYLAALKRKCEERGMLLILDEAQTGVGRTGHMFAFQRDGVTPDILTLSKTLGAGLPLAAVMTTEEIEQKAFEKGFLFYTTHVSDPLPAAVGVTVLDVVERDGLVERAVKQGQRLKDGLLSLQQRFECVGDVRGRGLLLGLEVVTDRQTKSPGFELGARVMEEAMHRGLSMNIVKLPGMGGVFRIAPPLTVSNDEIDRGLAIMSDAIEAASSTR, from the coding sequence ATGTCGCTCAACACCGATCCCGCCTTCTGGAATGCCGCCAAGAAGCACGTGACGCGCTATGGGCCGAGCTTTGAATCGGTCATCATCGAACGCGCCGAGGGCAGCTACGTCTACGACGCGGACGGACGGGCGATCCTCGACTTCACATCGGGCCAGATGAGCGCCGTTCTCGGCCACACGCATCCCGATATCGTGTCGACCGTCGACCGGCAGATGAAATCCGTCGCCCACCTCTTCAGTGGAATGCTATCGCGCCCCGTGGTCGATCTGGCAACCCGTCTCGCAGCACTTGCGCCCGGCCTTGAGCGCGTGCAGCTGCTGACGACCGGGGCGGAATCGAACGAGGCGGCCATTCGCATGGCCAAGCTGGTCACCGGCGGACACGAGGTCGTCGCCTTCGCCCAGAGCTGGCACGGCATGACGGGCGCTGCCGCTTCCGCGACATACAGCGCCGGCCGGCGCGGTTATGGGCCGGCGACAGCAGGATCGTTCGTCATCCCCGCTCCCAATTCCTATCGCCCCCGCTTCACGAAAGCGGATGGATCCAACGACTGGCAGGCAGAGCTCGACGATGCGTTCGAGCTGATCGACAGGCAGTCGACGGGAGGCCTGGCGGCGTTCATCGCCGAGCCGATCCTGTCGAGTGGCGGCATTCTCGAGCTTCCGCTCGGCTATCTCGCCGCTTTGAAGCGCAAATGCGAAGAGCGCGGAATGCTGTTGATCCTCGACGAAGCGCAAACCGGCGTCGGGCGCACCGGGCACATGTTCGCCTTCCAGCGCGATGGCGTGACGCCGGACATCTTGACGCTGTCGAAGACGCTCGGCGCCGGCCTGCCGCTCGCTGCCGTCATGACGACCGAGGAGATCGAGCAGAAGGCCTTCGAGAAAGGGTTTCTCTTCTACACCACCCACGTCTCCGACCCGCTGCCCGCAGCAGTGGGCGTCACGGTCCTCGATGTGGTCGAGCGCGACGGGCTGGTCGAGCGGGCCGTCAAGCAGGGTCAGAGATTGAAGGACGGGCTGCTCTCCCTTCAGCAAAGATTCGAATGCGTCGGCGACGTGCGCGGACGCGGCCTGCTTCTCGGGCTCGAAGTGGTCACCGACCGGCAGACGAAATCGCCCGGTTTCGAACTCGGTGCCCGCGTGATGGAAGAGGCCATGCACCGGGGTCTCAGCATGAACATCGTCAAGCTTCCCGGCATGGGCGGCGTGTTCCGCATCGCCCCTCCGCTGACGGTGTCGAACGACGAGATCGATCGCGGTCTGGCCATCATGTCGGACGCCATCGAGGCCGCCTCCAGCACACGCTGA